A genome region from Variovorax paradoxus includes the following:
- a CDS encoding peroxiredoxin has product MARPFLSRIALMTVLAAATHTAWAALDIGDPVPKFTANAALGGKTFRYSLADALAKGPVVLYFFPAADSNDCSIEAHAFAEAVDQFAALGATVIGVSADDIDTLSKFSVKSCQSRFPVASDEAKTVIQGFDAVMQTRPDFANRLSYVIAPNGKVAYYYQNLNPDKHVERTLNAVRALPKATAAK; this is encoded by the coding sequence ATGGCCCGTCCGTTCCTTTCCCGCATCGCGCTGATGACGGTGCTCGCAGCCGCCACCCACACCGCCTGGGCTGCCCTGGACATCGGCGACCCGGTACCCAAGTTCACCGCCAATGCCGCGCTCGGCGGCAAGACCTTCCGCTACTCGCTGGCCGACGCCCTCGCCAAGGGGCCGGTGGTGCTCTATTTCTTCCCGGCCGCCGACTCCAACGACTGCTCCATCGAGGCCCACGCCTTCGCAGAGGCCGTCGACCAGTTCGCGGCGCTGGGCGCCACCGTGATCGGTGTCTCGGCGGACGACATCGACACCCTCTCGAAGTTCTCGGTCAAGTCGTGCCAGAGCCGGTTTCCGGTGGCATCGGACGAGGCCAAGACCGTCATCCAGGGATTCGACGCCGTCATGCAGACGCGGCCCGATTTCGCGAACCGCCTGTCGTATGTGATCGCGCCCAACGGCAAGGTCGCGTACTACTACCAGAACCTGAATCCGGACAAGCACGTCGAGCGCACGCTGAACGCGGTGCGGGCGCTGCCGAAGGCCACCGCGGCCAAGTAG
- a CDS encoding aldehyde dehydrogenase family protein: MQLNYIANADVPSSSGRTLPVIDPSDGQVFDEIQRSNSGDIDSAVRAARDCFEGVWHKVSAAERGRLLYKLSQKIAEHVDELALIEQRDCGKPVKQARADAVALVRYFEFYAGACDKLHGETIPYQDGYSVFTWREPHGVTGHIIPWNYPMQIFGRSVGGALAAGNVCVVKPAEDACLSLIRVAQLAAEAGFPAGALNIVTGYGHEVGDALARHEGIDHISFTGSPKIGTLIQQVAAERHCPVTLELGGKSPQIVFADADLDAVIPVVINAIVQNAGQTCSAGSRVLIQRDIYEPLLERLGHAFEALRVGPAAMDLDVGPLIRQTQQQRVWDFLSDAQHAGIPMVAQGIVVEEAPETGFYQAPTLLRDVPVGHRLAQEEVFGPVLAAMAFADEDEAVALANATQFGLVAGVWTTDGARQFRMARRVRSGQVFINNYGAGGGVELPFGGVKSSGYGREKGFEALYGFTTLKTVAVRHG; the protein is encoded by the coding sequence ATGCAGCTCAACTACATCGCCAACGCGGACGTTCCGTCCTCCTCCGGCCGCACCCTGCCGGTCATCGACCCTTCCGACGGCCAGGTCTTCGACGAGATCCAGCGCAGCAACTCTGGCGACATCGATTCCGCCGTGCGCGCCGCGCGCGACTGCTTCGAGGGTGTCTGGCACAAGGTCAGCGCCGCCGAGCGCGGCCGCCTGCTCTACAAGCTGTCGCAGAAGATCGCGGAGCATGTCGACGAGCTCGCGCTGATCGAGCAGCGCGACTGCGGCAAGCCTGTGAAGCAGGCCCGCGCCGACGCGGTGGCGCTGGTGCGTTATTTCGAGTTCTACGCCGGCGCCTGCGACAAGCTGCACGGCGAGACGATTCCCTACCAGGACGGCTACAGCGTGTTCACCTGGCGCGAGCCGCACGGCGTCACCGGCCACATCATTCCCTGGAACTACCCGATGCAGATCTTCGGGCGCAGCGTCGGCGGTGCGCTGGCGGCAGGCAACGTGTGCGTGGTGAAGCCCGCCGAGGACGCCTGCCTCTCGCTGATCCGCGTGGCGCAACTGGCGGCCGAAGCCGGCTTTCCGGCCGGCGCGCTCAACATCGTGACCGGCTACGGCCACGAGGTGGGCGACGCGCTGGCGCGGCACGAGGGCATCGATCACATCAGCTTCACCGGCAGCCCGAAGATCGGCACGCTGATCCAGCAGGTGGCGGCCGAGCGGCATTGCCCGGTCACGCTGGAGCTGGGCGGCAAGAGCCCGCAGATCGTCTTTGCGGACGCCGACCTGGACGCGGTCATTCCGGTGGTGATCAATGCGATCGTGCAGAACGCCGGCCAGACCTGCTCGGCCGGCTCGCGCGTGCTGATCCAGCGCGACATCTACGAGCCGCTGCTCGAGCGCCTCGGCCATGCCTTCGAGGCCCTGCGCGTCGGCCCGGCGGCGATGGACCTCGACGTGGGACCGCTGATCCGCCAGACGCAGCAGCAGCGCGTGTGGGACTTCCTGAGCGACGCCCAGCATGCCGGCATCCCGATGGTGGCGCAGGGCATCGTGGTCGAGGAAGCGCCCGAGACCGGCTTCTACCAGGCGCCGACCCTGCTGCGCGACGTGCCGGTGGGCCATCGCCTGGCGCAAGAGGAAGTGTTCGGTCCGGTGCTGGCCGCCATGGCCTTCGCCGACGAGGACGAGGCAGTGGCGCTCGCCAACGCCACGCAGTTCGGCCTGGTGGCCGGCGTCTGGACGACCGACGGCGCACGCCAGTTCCGCATGGCCAGGCGCGTGAGGAGCGGCCAGGTGTTCATCAACAACTACGGCGCGGGCGGCGGCGTCGAACTGCCCTTCGGCGGCGTGAAGTCCTCGGGCTACGGCCGCGAGAAGGGCTTCGAGGCGCTCTACGGCTTCACCACGCTGAAGACGGTCGCCGTCAGGCACGGCTAG
- a CDS encoding ZIP family metal transporter, with amino-acid sequence MNDPQQATVADERPVLVRPARPVREWVGLAIVAAGALVLVAQFWQFVRADPLVWNALLGGSVAALATALGTLPVLFSQKLPDRLQDTLFGFGAGVMLAASAFSLIIPGLEAAKNVGVFGGGNWAAGGVIGSAILLGGAVLMLMDRVLPHEHFIKGREGQTARQLRRTWLFVFAIALHNVPEGLAIGVGYAANNGLRADALATGIAIQDVPEGLVVAVALLAAGYSRIFAVLIGMASGLVEPVGAVLGAAVVGHSVMLLPWGLGFAAGAMLFVISHEIIPESHRKGHEAYATSGLMIGFVLMMLLDTALG; translated from the coding sequence ATGAACGATCCGCAGCAGGCCACAGTGGCAGACGAGCGGCCTGTCCTCGTTCGCCCGGCGCGCCCCGTGCGCGAGTGGGTCGGCCTGGCGATCGTCGCTGCCGGCGCGCTCGTGCTGGTGGCGCAGTTCTGGCAGTTCGTGCGCGCCGATCCGCTGGTGTGGAACGCGCTGCTCGGCGGGTCGGTCGCCGCGCTGGCTACCGCGCTCGGCACGCTGCCGGTGCTGTTCTCGCAGAAGCTGCCCGACAGGCTGCAGGACACGCTGTTCGGCTTCGGTGCGGGCGTGATGCTGGCGGCCAGTGCCTTCTCGCTGATCATTCCGGGGCTGGAAGCCGCGAAGAACGTGGGCGTTTTCGGCGGCGGCAACTGGGCTGCCGGCGGGGTGATCGGCTCGGCCATCCTGCTGGGCGGCGCGGTGCTGATGCTCATGGACCGCGTGCTGCCGCACGAGCATTTCATCAAGGGCCGCGAGGGGCAGACCGCGAGGCAGTTGCGCCGCACCTGGCTCTTCGTGTTCGCGATCGCGCTGCACAACGTGCCCGAGGGCCTGGCGATCGGCGTCGGGTACGCGGCCAACAACGGACTGCGCGCCGACGCGCTGGCCACCGGCATCGCCATCCAGGACGTGCCCGAGGGACTGGTGGTCGCCGTGGCGCTGCTGGCCGCGGGCTACAGCCGCATCTTCGCGGTGCTGATCGGGATGGCTTCGGGCTTGGTCGAGCCGGTGGGTGCCGTGCTCGGCGCCGCCGTGGTCGGCCATTCGGTGATGCTGCTGCCCTGGGGCCTGGGCTTTGCGGCGGGCGCCATGCTGTTCGTGATCAGCCACGAAATCATTCCCGAGTCGCACCGCAAGGGCCACGAAGCGTACGCCACCAGCGGGCTGATGATCGGCTTCGTGCTCATGATGCTGCTGGACACCGCGCTGGGGTAG
- a CDS encoding superoxide dismutase encodes MPYTLPALPYAFDALEPHIDAQTMEIHHGKHHQTYVNNLNAAVKDTPHEGTPVEQLIAGVEQLPEALRGAVRNNGGGHANHSLFWTVMAPVGKGGGGTPEGALAKAIDADLGGFDAFKDAFTKAALTRFGSGWAWLSVATGGKLAVESSGNQDSPLMRGIGSGNTPILGLDVWEHAYYLKYQNRRPEYISAFYNVVNWAEVARRHAAATGG; translated from the coding sequence GTGCCGTACACCCTGCCAGCCCTGCCTTATGCCTTCGACGCGCTCGAGCCGCACATCGATGCGCAGACCATGGAAATCCACCATGGCAAGCACCACCAGACCTATGTGAACAACCTCAACGCGGCCGTGAAGGACACGCCGCACGAGGGAACACCCGTCGAACAACTGATCGCCGGCGTCGAGCAACTGCCCGAGGCCCTGCGCGGCGCGGTGCGCAACAACGGCGGCGGCCATGCCAACCACAGCCTCTTCTGGACCGTGATGGCGCCGGTCGGCAAGGGCGGCGGCGGGACGCCCGAGGGTGCGTTGGCCAAGGCCATCGACGCCGACCTGGGCGGCTTCGACGCCTTCAAGGACGCCTTCACCAAGGCCGCGCTCACGCGCTTCGGCAGCGGTTGGGCGTGGCTCTCGGTCGCTACCGGCGGCAAGCTCGCCGTGGAAAGCAGCGGCAACCAGGACAGCCCGCTGATGCGCGGCATCGGCTCGGGCAACACCCCGATCCTCGGCCTCGACGTGTGGGAACACGCCTACTACCTCAAGTACCAGAACCGCCGCCCCGAATACATCTCGGCGTTCTACAACGTCGTGAACTGGGCCGAAGTGGCCCGGCGCCACGCCGCCGCCACGGGCGGCTGA
- the moaA gene encoding GTP 3',8-cyclase MoaA, whose amino-acid sequence MNRSSTVIPISALGRAQPAVAVPESVVPATGLLQDRLGRPLTDLRISVTDRCNFRCSYCMPKDVFDKDYKYLPHSSLLSFEEMTRLARLFAGHGVRKIRLTGGEPLLRKNIEALVEQLAAIRTPGGDPLALTLTSNGSLLARKAAALKAAGLHRVTVSLDSLDDAVFRHMNDVDFPVADVLAGIDAALAAGLGPVKVNMVVKRGTNEQEILPMARYFRNHHGGKVVLRFIEYMDVGATNGWRMDEVLPSSDVIARIHAEFPLVPLEASAPGETAQRWAYADGSGEIGVISSVTRAFCHDCSRARLSTEGKLYLCLFATAGHDLRPLLRGDASDEDIASAIGHIWQGRADRYSELRALQGPDDTGNASDKAPRRVEMSYIGG is encoded by the coding sequence ATGAACCGCAGCAGCACCGTCATCCCGATCTCCGCCCTCGGCCGCGCGCAACCCGCCGTCGCCGTGCCGGAGTCGGTCGTGCCTGCCACCGGCCTGCTCCAGGATCGCCTCGGCCGACCGCTGACCGACCTGCGCATCAGCGTGACCGACCGCTGCAACTTCCGTTGCAGCTACTGCATGCCCAAGGACGTGTTCGACAAGGACTACAAGTACCTGCCGCACAGCTCGCTGCTCAGCTTCGAGGAAATGACGCGGCTCGCCCGCCTGTTCGCAGGGCACGGCGTGCGCAAGATTCGCCTGACCGGCGGCGAGCCCCTGCTGCGCAAGAACATCGAGGCGCTGGTGGAGCAGCTCGCTGCGATCCGCACGCCCGGCGGCGACCCGCTGGCGCTCACGCTCACCAGCAACGGCTCGCTGCTCGCACGCAAGGCGGCCGCGCTCAAGGCTGCAGGCCTGCACCGCGTCACGGTGAGCCTGGACAGCCTTGACGACGCCGTATTCCGCCACATGAACGACGTCGACTTCCCGGTGGCCGACGTGCTGGCGGGCATCGACGCGGCGCTGGCCGCCGGGCTCGGGCCCGTCAAGGTCAACATGGTGGTCAAGCGCGGTACCAACGAGCAGGAGATCCTGCCGATGGCGCGCTACTTCCGGAACCACCACGGCGGCAAGGTGGTGCTGCGCTTCATCGAATACATGGACGTGGGCGCCACCAACGGCTGGCGCATGGACGAGGTGCTGCCCTCCTCGGATGTCATCGCGCGCATCCACGCCGAGTTTCCGCTCGTTCCGCTCGAGGCTTCCGCGCCCGGCGAAACCGCACAGCGCTGGGCCTATGCGGACGGCAGTGGCGAAATCGGCGTGATCAGCAGCGTGACCCGGGCCTTCTGCCACGACTGCAGCCGCGCCCGGCTGTCGACCGAAGGCAAGCTGTATCTGTGCCTGTTTGCCACCGCGGGCCACGACCTGCGCCCGCTGCTGCGCGGCGATGCGAGCGACGAAGACATCGCCTCGGCCATCGGCCACATCTGGCAGGGCCGTGCCGACCGCTATTCCGAACTGCGGGCCCTGCAAGGCCCCGACGACACCGGCAACGCCAGCGACAAGGCGCCGCGCCGCGTCGAGATGAGCTACATCGGCGGATGA
- the mobA gene encoding molybdenum cofactor guanylyltransferase MobA, with product MTAHAIAPADITGLLLAGGRGSRMGGVDKGLQPFNGEPLALHALRRLRPQVGALMVNANRNLPDYEAFGVPVWPDSLADYPGPLAGFLSGLSHCATPWLLTVPCDTPLFPRDLASRLARAAASENAEIAIAAAPEASSDSSVTLRPQPVFCLLRAGLHDSLRRYIEAGGRKVQAWTAQHRTVRVPFDRPGDAPDAFINANTLAELHALENR from the coding sequence ATGACCGCGCACGCCATCGCGCCTGCCGACATCACGGGCTTGCTGCTGGCCGGCGGGCGCGGATCGCGCATGGGCGGCGTCGACAAGGGGTTGCAGCCGTTCAACGGCGAGCCCCTGGCGCTGCATGCCTTGCGGCGCCTGCGCCCGCAGGTCGGCGCGCTCATGGTCAATGCCAACCGCAACCTGCCCGACTACGAGGCCTTCGGCGTGCCGGTGTGGCCCGACAGCCTGGCGGACTATCCGGGCCCGCTGGCGGGTTTCCTGAGCGGCCTCTCGCACTGCGCCACGCCCTGGCTGCTGACGGTGCCGTGCGACACGCCGTTGTTTCCTCGCGACCTCGCGTCGCGCCTGGCCCGGGCCGCGGCCTCGGAGAACGCAGAGATCGCCATCGCCGCCGCGCCGGAAGCGTCTTCCGACAGCAGCGTGACGCTGCGGCCCCAGCCCGTCTTCTGCCTGCTGCGCGCCGGGCTGCACGACAGCCTTCGCCGCTACATCGAGGCCGGCGGCCGCAAGGTGCAGGCCTGGACCGCGCAGCACCGCACGGTGCGCGTGCCCTTCGACCGCCCTGGCGACGCGCCCGACGCTTTCATCAACGCCAACACCCTTGCCGAACTGCACGCCCTCGAGAACCGGTGA
- the glp gene encoding gephyrin-like molybdotransferase Glp has product MSRIADIASALPGYDAADLSVEAVHAFLSRLAASAVVTQRESVALLDALGRVLAEDIVSPISVPPHDNSAMDGYAFDGAVLPCDAPSDASVSLRVAGTALAGATWRGALGAGDAVRIMTGAMMPAGLDTVIPQEFCKVDGDRVSFPARVLRRGDNRRLAGEDLMQGQPALRRGERLSPAALGMIASLGLPGVNVLRRLRVAYFSTGDEILSVGEAPREGAVYDSNRYTVFGLLTKLGCEVIDLGLVRDDPATLAATLQRAAREADAIVTSGGVSAGAADHTRDVMQQLGDMAFWRVAMRPGRPLAVGLIPRAISRAIPDEPAPQPALLFGLPGNPVAVMVTFLAFVRPALLRMMGCHETACAPPPLLRARSKGPIRKKPGRTEYQRGFVKPVAGALPEVTVAANQGSGVLSSMVEANGLVVLHHAQGSVAPGDEVDVMVFDGAI; this is encoded by the coding sequence ATGAGCCGCATTGCAGACATCGCCTCCGCCCTTCCGGGCTACGACGCCGCCGACCTGAGCGTCGAGGCTGTCCACGCCTTTCTCTCGCGGCTCGCCGCGTCCGCGGTGGTCACGCAGCGCGAGAGCGTCGCGCTGCTCGACGCGCTCGGCCGCGTGCTGGCCGAGGACATCGTCTCGCCCATCAGCGTGCCGCCGCACGACAACTCCGCCATGGACGGCTACGCCTTCGACGGCGCCGTGCTGCCGTGCGATGCGCCCAGCGACGCCTCGGTGAGCCTGCGCGTGGCGGGCACGGCGCTGGCCGGCGCCACCTGGCGCGGCGCGCTGGGTGCCGGCGATGCGGTGCGCATCATGACGGGCGCGATGATGCCGGCGGGCCTGGACACCGTGATCCCGCAGGAGTTCTGCAAGGTCGACGGCGACCGCGTCAGCTTTCCGGCGCGCGTGCTGCGCCGCGGCGACAACCGGCGCCTCGCGGGCGAAGACCTGATGCAGGGCCAGCCCGCGCTGCGACGCGGCGAACGGCTGTCGCCCGCCGCGCTCGGCATGATCGCCAGCCTCGGCCTGCCGGGCGTGAACGTGCTGCGGCGCCTGCGGGTCGCGTACTTCTCGACGGGCGACGAAATCCTGAGCGTCGGCGAGGCCCCGCGCGAGGGCGCGGTGTACGACAGCAACCGCTACACCGTGTTCGGCCTGCTCACGAAGCTGGGCTGCGAGGTGATCGACCTCGGACTGGTCCGCGACGACCCCGCCACGCTGGCCGCCACGCTGCAACGCGCCGCCCGCGAAGCCGACGCCATCGTCACCAGCGGCGGCGTCAGCGCGGGCGCGGCGGACCACACGCGCGACGTGATGCAACAGCTGGGCGACATGGCCTTCTGGCGCGTCGCCATGCGCCCGGGGCGGCCGCTGGCCGTGGGGCTCATCCCTCGTGCCATCTCTCGTGCCATCCCGGATGAACCCGCGCCGCAGCCGGCGCTGCTGTTCGGCCTGCCCGGCAACCCGGTGGCCGTGATGGTGACCTTTCTGGCCTTCGTGCGGCCGGCCCTGCTGCGCATGATGGGTTGCCACGAAACGGCCTGCGCCCCGCCGCCCCTGCTGCGCGCGCGCAGCAAGGGCCCCATCCGCAAGAAGCCGGGCCGCACCGAGTACCAGCGCGGCTTCGTCAAGCCAGTGGCCGGCGCGTTGCCGGAAGTGACCGTGGCCGCCAACCAGGGCTCAGGCGTGCTGAGCTCGATGGTCGAGGCCAACGGCCTCGTGGTGCTGCACCACGCGCAAGGCAGCGTCGCGCCGGGCGACGAGGTCGATGTGATGGTGTTCGACGGGGCGATCTGA
- a CDS encoding GAF domain-containing protein, whose product MTEITRLAELRRVAILDTSEEAAYDEITRLAAQMCGTPIALISLIDERRQWFKSRVGLNAAQTPREHAFCAYAIQVPDQVMVVNDALADERFKANPLVTGDPSIRFYAGAPLVMRNGEALGTVCVIDTRPREISPEALEQLRFLAQQVVTRLEERALDEQAQDEGSRG is encoded by the coding sequence ATGACCGAAATCACCCGACTGGCGGAACTGCGCCGAGTGGCCATCCTCGACACGAGCGAAGAGGCTGCCTACGACGAAATCACCCGCCTCGCGGCCCAGATGTGCGGCACGCCGATCGCGCTCATTTCGCTGATCGACGAGCGGCGGCAGTGGTTCAAGTCGCGCGTGGGCCTGAACGCGGCGCAAACGCCCCGGGAGCATGCGTTCTGCGCGTATGCCATCCAGGTGCCTGACCAGGTGATGGTGGTCAACGACGCGCTGGCCGACGAGCGCTTCAAGGCCAACCCACTGGTCACGGGCGACCCCAGCATCCGCTTCTACGCGGGCGCGCCGCTGGTGATGCGCAACGGCGAGGCGCTGGGCACGGTCTGCGTGATCGACACCCGGCCGCGCGAGATCAGCCCGGAGGCGCTCGAGCAGCTGCGCTTCCTGGCGCAGCAGGTGGTCACCCGGCTGGAGGAGCGGGCGCTCGATGAGCAGGCCCAAGACGAGGGGTCGCGAGGCTAG
- a CDS encoding acetamidase/formamidase family protein, with protein MSWLDRSIMHTRGAGRERSIATHELTEAKQGTFHFTIGPYSSAVMTVKPGDRIVVETRDAFDGKVRTEQDLPSKVLTMPFVNPQNGPIMVEGAELGDTLAVHIESMAPRGPNPRGTCCMIPEFGALSGTAFTALLNAPLPEITRKIDVDEEGVYWSKRVTLPYRPHIGTLSCSPEIDSINSLTPDQHGGNMDLPDMGPGSITYLPVRTAGARLFIGDAHACQGDGEVCGTAVEYPSLTTIRVDLIKGWRLEWPRLETAEMIMAIGSARPLEDATRIAYKELVLWMEAEYGFDRWDAYMMLSQCGKVRLGNFVDPKYTVGAGISKTYLAP; from the coding sequence ATGAGCTGGCTCGACCGGTCGATCATGCACACGCGCGGCGCGGGCCGCGAACGCAGCATCGCCACGCACGAACTCACCGAGGCGAAGCAGGGCACCTTCCACTTCACCATCGGCCCGTATTCCAGTGCGGTGATGACGGTGAAGCCCGGCGACCGCATCGTGGTGGAAACGCGCGACGCCTTCGACGGCAAGGTCAGGACCGAGCAGGACCTGCCCTCGAAGGTGCTGACCATGCCCTTCGTGAACCCGCAGAACGGGCCGATCATGGTCGAGGGCGCCGAGCTCGGCGACACGCTGGCGGTGCACATCGAGTCGATGGCGCCGCGCGGGCCGAATCCGCGCGGCACCTGCTGCATGATCCCGGAGTTCGGCGCGCTCAGCGGCACGGCCTTCACGGCGCTGCTGAATGCGCCGCTGCCCGAGATCACCCGCAAGATCGACGTTGACGAGGAGGGCGTGTACTGGAGCAAGCGCGTGACGCTGCCCTACAGGCCGCACATCGGCACGCTGAGCTGCTCGCCCGAGATCGACTCCATCAACAGCCTCACGCCCGACCAGCACGGCGGCAACATGGACCTGCCCGACATGGGGCCCGGCAGCATCACCTACCTGCCGGTGCGCACCGCGGGCGCGCGGCTGTTCATCGGCGACGCGCACGCCTGCCAGGGCGACGGCGAGGTCTGCGGCACGGCGGTGGAGTACCCGAGCCTCACGACCATCCGTGTCGACCTCATCAAGGGCTGGCGGCTCGAATGGCCGCGGCTGGAAACGGCCGAGATGATCATGGCCATCGGCAGCGCCCGGCCGCTGGAGGACGCGACCCGAATCGCCTACAAGGAACTGGTGCTCTGGATGGAGGCCGAATACGGCTTTGACCGCTGGGACGCCTACATGATGCTGAGCCAGTGCGGCAAGGTGCGCCTGGGCAACTTCGTGGACCCGAAGTACACGGTGGGCGCGGGCATTTCGAAGACGTACCTGGCGCCATGA
- a CDS encoding ABC transporter ATP-binding protein: MSTDIVLDVKGLRASYGATPILQGVDLTVRKGEIVSLIGRNGVGKTTTMRCLMGLLRTRGGSVHLRGQEIAALSSDARARLGIGYVPQGREVFARMTVAENLMVGELVGGPGGKKLPDLVYQYFPRLAERRNQLAGTMSGGEQQQLAIGRALVGNPALMLLDEPSEGIQPSIVQLICDVLRAIRRDLGTTILFVEQNLDTILDVGERAYVMEKGRVVGLIESGRMNAQTVRNHLMI, encoded by the coding sequence ATGAGCACTGACATCGTCCTCGACGTGAAGGGCCTGCGCGCAAGCTACGGCGCCACGCCGATCCTGCAGGGCGTGGACCTCACGGTGCGCAAGGGCGAGATCGTGAGCCTGATCGGGCGCAACGGCGTGGGCAAGACCACCACCATGCGCTGCCTGATGGGCCTGCTGCGCACGCGCGGCGGCAGCGTGCACCTGCGCGGCCAGGAGATCGCCGCGCTTTCCAGCGACGCGCGGGCGCGCCTGGGCATCGGCTACGTGCCGCAGGGGCGCGAGGTGTTCGCGCGCATGACGGTGGCGGAGAACCTGATGGTGGGCGAACTGGTCGGCGGGCCGGGCGGCAAGAAGCTGCCCGATCTGGTCTACCAGTACTTTCCGCGCCTGGCCGAGCGGCGCAACCAGCTCGCCGGCACCATGTCGGGCGGCGAGCAGCAGCAGCTGGCCATCGGCCGCGCGCTGGTGGGCAACCCGGCGCTGATGCTGCTGGACGAGCCGTCGGAGGGCATCCAGCCTTCGATCGTGCAGCTGATCTGCGATGTGCTGCGCGCCATCCGCCGCGACCTGGGCACGACGATCCTGTTCGTCGAGCAGAACCTGGACACCATCCTCGACGTGGGCGAGCGCGCCTACGTGATGGAGAAGGGGCGCGTGGTGGGGCTCATCGAGTCCGGCCGCATGAACGCGCAGACCGTGCGCAACCACCTGATGATCTGA
- a CDS encoding ABC transporter ATP-binding protein codes for MTALLQTRSLSKHFGGHAAVSDVDLSVKQGEIHCLIGPNGAGKSTLFKLIVGTHEATSGHIAFQGQDVTRQRPFQRVQQGMSIKMQAPSVFKELPVRQNIHIALQHHVKGRAELTREEDRLLALLDLAADAAKPAGELAHGQQQWLEIGMALALKPVLLLMDEPTAGLSPEETFRTGELIQKLNAEGMTVLVVEHDMAFIRQIAQRVTVLHFGKVFAEGSIGEVIADPRVAEIYLGKTHEH; via the coding sequence ATGACCGCACTGCTGCAGACCCGCTCGCTCAGCAAGCACTTCGGCGGCCACGCGGCCGTGTCGGATGTCGACCTGTCGGTGAAGCAGGGCGAGATCCACTGTCTCATCGGGCCCAACGGCGCGGGCAAGAGCACGCTGTTCAAGCTGATCGTGGGCACGCACGAGGCCACCTCGGGCCATATCGCCTTCCAGGGCCAGGACGTGACGCGCCAGCGTCCGTTCCAGCGCGTGCAGCAGGGCATGAGCATCAAGATGCAGGCGCCCAGCGTGTTCAAGGAGCTGCCGGTGCGCCAGAACATCCACATCGCGCTGCAGCACCACGTGAAGGGGCGTGCGGAGCTTACGCGCGAGGAAGACCGGCTGCTTGCGCTGCTCGACCTCGCCGCGGACGCGGCCAAGCCCGCCGGCGAACTGGCGCACGGCCAGCAGCAGTGGCTGGAGATCGGCATGGCGCTGGCGCTCAAGCCCGTGCTGCTGCTCATGGACGAGCCCACCGCGGGCCTGTCGCCAGAGGAAACCTTCAGGACGGGCGAGCTGATCCAGAAGCTCAACGCCGAGGGCATGACGGTGCTGGTGGTGGAGCACGACATGGCCTTCATCCGCCAGATCGCGCAGCGCGTGACGGTGCTGCATTTCGGCAAGGTGTTCGCCGAGGGCTCCATCGGCGAGGTCATCGCCGATCCGCGCGTGGCCGAGATCTACCTGGGGAAGACACATGAGCACTGA